A DNA window from Ahaetulla prasina isolate Xishuangbanna chromosome 7, ASM2864084v1, whole genome shotgun sequence contains the following coding sequences:
- the DNAJC2 gene encoding dnaJ homolog subfamily C member 2, which translates to MLRGAPEGQATAVTRALSAASVLCQVEPVGRWFEAFVRRRNIHVSASFQELEDEKELSEESGDEELQLEEFPMLKTLDPKDWKNQDHYLVLGLGQLRYKASQKQIKAAHKAMVLKHHPDKRKAAGEQIGEGDNDYFTCITKAYETLSDPLKRRAFNSIDPTFDNTIPSKSEAKENFFEVFAPVFERNARWSNKKNVPKLGDMNSTFDEVDAFYSFWYNFDSWREFSYLDEEEKEKAECRDERRWIEKQNRAGRSLRKKEEMNRMRTLVDNSYSCDPRIKKFKEEERAKKEAEKKAKAEAKRKEQEEKERQRQAELEMARLAKEKEEEEARQQTLLMKKEKDIQKKAIKKERQKLRTTCKNWNYFSDNEAENVKMMEEVEKLCDRLELASLQCLNEALTSTTKDEGKAAVLKQIEQVNEQVRREKEEAEARMRQATKSSEKSTSGSVGGSKNWSEDDLQLLIKAVNLFPAGTNSRWEVIANYMNLHSTTGIKRTAKDVINKAKNLQKLDPHQKDDINKKAFDKFKKEHGVIPQTDSAAPSERFEVSFTDATPWTTEEQKLLEQALKTYPVNTPERWEKIAASVPGRSKKDCMKRYKELVEMVKAKKAAQEQVVNAAKTKK; encoded by the exons CGTCCGTGCTCTGCCAAGTGGAGCCCGTGGGAAGATGGTTTGAAGCCTTCGTGAGGAGGAGAAACATACACGTTTCTGCCTCTTTCCAAGAATTAGAAGATGAGAAAGAACTCTCTGAAGAGTCGGGAGATGAAGAATTACAACTAGAAGAATTTCCCATGTTAAAAACTCTGGATCCCAAAGATTGGAAG aATCAGGATCACTATTTGGTTCTTGGATTGGGACAGTTAAGATACAAGGCCTCTCAGAAACAGATCAAAGCAGCTC ATAAAGCCATGGTTCTGAAGCACCATCCTGACAAACGGAAAGCAGCAGGAGAACAAATTGGCGAAGGTGACAATGATTATTTTacctgcattacaaaag CCTACGAAACATTATCGGACCCCTTGAAGAGAAGAGCATTTAACAGCATAGACCCTACTTTCGACAATACGATTCCTTCGAAAAGCGAAGCAAAAGAAAACTTCTTCGAGGTTTTTGCGCCTGTTTTTGAAAGAAACGCCAg GTGgtcaaataagaaaaatgttcctAAACTTGGGGATATGAACTCAACTTTTGATGAGGTGGATGCCTTTTATTCTTTCTG GTATAACTTTGATTCTTGGCGAGAATTTTCTTACttggatgaagaagaaaaagagaaagcagaaTG TCGAGATGAGAGAAGATGGATTGAGAAGCAAAACAGAGCAGGTAGATCGttaaggaaaaaggaagagatgaATAGAATGAGGACATTAGTTG ATAACTCGTACAGTTGTGATCCCAGAATTAAAAAGttcaaggaggaagaaagagcaaAGAAAGAAGCCGAGAAGAAAGCGAAGGCAGAAGCAAAACGAAAAGagcaagaggaaaaagaaaga CAAAGGCAGGCGGAACTCGAGATGGCGCGACTGgccaaggagaaggaggaggaggaagcgagaCAACAGACTTTGCTgatgaagaaagagaaggataTTCAGAAGAAAGCGATTAAAAAGGAAAGGCAAAAACTGCGAACCACCTGCAAG AACTGGAATTACTTTTCTGACAACGAGGCAGAAAATGTTAAGATGATGGAAGAAGTTGAAAAGCTTTGTGACCGCCTGGAGCTGGCAAG TCTGCAGTGCTTGAATGAAGCACTTACATCCACCACAAAGGACGAAGGGAAGGCTGCGGTATTAAAACAG ATAGAACAAGTAAATGAGCAGgtaaggagagaaaaggaagaagccgAAGCTCGAATGCGGCAAGCCACAAAGAGCTCGGAGAAGTCCACAAGCGGAAGTGTCGGTGGTAGCAAGAACTGGTCGGAAGATGACCTCCAGTTGCTGATTAAAGCAGTCAATCTCTTCCCGGCTGGGACAAACTCAAG aTGGGAAGTTATTGCCAATTACATGAATTTGCACTCTACCACCGGGATAAAACGAACGGCGAAAGACGTTATCAACAAAGCAAAGAACCTCCAGAAACTTG ATCCCCATCAAAAGGACGACATCAATAAGAAAGCTTTTGATAAATTTAAGAAAGAGCATGGAGTCATACCACAAACAGACAGCGCTGCCCCATCAGAACGCTTTGAAG tatCATTCACAGACGCAACTCCGTGGACGACAGAAGAGCAGAAACTCTTAGAACAGGCTCTCAAAACCTATCCAGTGAATACTCCCGAGAGATGGGAGAAAATAGCAGCCTCCGTTCCAGGCCGGTCTAAAAAAGACTGTATGAAGCGATATAAG gAGCTTGTGGAAATGGTCAAAGCCAAGAAAGCCGCCCAAGAGCAAGTCGTGAACGCTGCTAAAACTAAGAAATGA